A DNA window from Trypanosoma brucei brucei TREU927 chromosome 11 chr11_scaffold01 genomic scaffold, whole genome shotgun sequence contains the following coding sequences:
- a CDS encoding DNA polymerase kappa, putative — MCGGEENGGLDQAHVSYSGSASEQNIAEMIVDPSASRQPTAFQLTLDCNKAGMGNVDKERVEAIIRGAGEGTPFLLNEQRLVEGREKQLRELKRKSSLFTRLLGGERNAAQRTQWEVKVSKIEQELEATRRLGTYIHLDMDMFYAAVEIKKHPEYATIPLAIGTMTRLQTANYIARGRGIRQGMPGFLALKICPNLLILPPDDDSYNEESNTVRRIVAEYDPNYIVVGLDELALEVSAYIERFEGTKTAEDVASELRVRVFGETKLTASAGIGPTAALAKIASNINKPNGQHDLNLHTREDVMTYVRDLGLRSVPGVGKVTEALLKGLGITTLSDIYNRRVELCYILHNNLFRFLLGASIGIMQWPDAATAANTENCEGATGEQRKAISSERSITTPRTKEGMQEMVDTVFNGAYEEMRKSEIMCRRISLTIRWASYRYQQYTKSLIQHSDDSATLRRAVDELMLPHAAKYSEMCLLGVRLSDLISAKDFHMKRKGGNQLSISQFIRPKKPGEVTATTGIKRERTTEPKQVVEIIISSDDEDENDSVGLASSSTILVSTDKGTVEREVTIIE, encoded by the coding sequence ATGTgtgggggagaagagaatggTGGATTGGATCAGGCACATGTGTCCTACAGTGGCAGTGCGAGTGAGCAAAACATTGCGGAAATGATTGTAGACCCATCAGCTTCCCGTCAGCCCACAGCATTCCAACTCACACTCGATTGCAATAAGGCAGGAATGGGAAATGTGGATAAGGAACGTGTGGAAGCTATTATACGTGGTGCCGGGGAAGGCACACCTTTTTTATTAAATGAACAACGTTTGGTTGAGGGTCGAGAGAAGCAACTGCGGGAACTCAAACGGAAATCATCTCTCTTCACTCGGTTGTTGGGTGGTGAACGAAACGCTGCGCAGCGGACGCAATGGGAGGTGAAGGTTTCCAAAATAGAACAGGAGCTTGAGGCTACGCGTCGACTGGGAACTTATATCCATTTAGACATGGACATGTTttatgctgctgttgaaatCAAGAAGCATCCGGAGTACGCCACCATTCCGCTTGCCATAGGCACCATGACGAGGCTACAAACAGCAAATTACATTGCGCGTGGACGTGGTATTCGTCAAGGTATGCCAGGTTTCCTTGCTCTAAAAATCTGCCCGAATTTGCTCATTCTGCCTCCTGATGATGATTCTTACAATGAGGAATCCAATACTGTGCGCCGTATTGTTGCTGAATACGACCCTAATTACATAGTTGTTGGTTTGGATGAACTAGCCCTTGAGGTAAGTGCCTACATAGAGCGTTTTGAGGGAACCAAAACAGCCGAAGATGTGGCTTCTGaactgcgtgtgcgtgtatttggtgAAACAAAGTTGACAGCAAGTGCTGGTATTGGACCCACTGCAGCACTTGCCAAGATTGCCAGTAATATTAATAAGCCGAATGGACAACATGATCTTAATCTTCATACCCGAGAGGATGTGATGACATACGTCAGGGATTTGGGTCTACGTTCTGTGCCTGGTGTTGGGAAGGTTACGGAAGCTCTGTTGAAGGGACTGGGTATCACCACTCTCTCAGATATTTACAATAGGCGTGTTGAACTTTGTTACATTTTGCACAATAATTTATTTCGCTTTTTGCTTGGAGCTTCCATTGGCATTATGCAATGGCCCgatgcagcaacggcagccaaTACCGAGAATTGTGAGGGGGCTACTGGAGAGCAACGGAAGGCAATCAGTAGCGAGCGATCCATCACTACTCCACGAACCAAAGAAGGTATGCAGGAAATGGTTGATACCGTATTCAATGGTGCCTATGAAGAAATGCGGAAGAGTGAGATAATGTGTAGACGGATATCCCTCACAATTAGATGGGCGTCTTATCGTTATCAACAATACACAAAAAGTTTGATACAACATTCAGATGACTCTGCAACCCTTCGCCGCGCAGTAGACGAGCTCATGTTACCGCACGCTGCAAAGTATTCAGAGATGTGTTTGTTGGGGGTACGTCTCTCGGACCTTATCTCTGCAAAAGACTTtcatatgaaaagaaagggtggTAACCAACTGTCTATTTCACAATTTATTCGCCCCAAGAAGCCGGGTGAGGTAACAGCAACCACCggtataaaaagggagaggactACTGAACCGAAACAGGttgtggaaataataatatcatcaGATGACGAGGATGAGAATGATAGTGTTGGCTTGGCATCTAGCTCCACTATACTCGTTTCAACTGACAAAGGTACTGTTGAGAGGGAAGTTACCATAATTGAGTGA
- a CDS encoding DNA polymerase kappa, putative: protein MCGGEENGGLDQAHVSYSGSASEQNIAEMIVGPSGSRQPTAFQLTLDCNKAGMGNVDKERVEAIIRNVSEGSSFLMNEQRKAEGREKQLQELKRKSSLFTQLLGGERNAAQRKQWELKVSKIEQELEATRRLGTYIHLDMDMFYAAVEIKKHPEYAAIPLAVGSVSMLSTANYVARECGIRSGMPGYIGLKVCPNLLILPPDFDAYNEESNTVRRIVAEYDPNFTSLGLDELTLEVSAYIERFEGTKTAEDVASELRVRVFGETKLTASAGIGPTAALAKIASNINKPNGQHDLNLHTREDVMTYVRDLGLRSVPGIGKVTEALLKGLGITTLSDIYNRRVELCYIFTEKTYCFLLGASIGIMQWPDMCSILGASIDDGTGVGRKSVGCERTFKTFQNKEELQEMVDFLVDYSYDELKKHELMCRQVSLKIRWNSYRHQQYTKNLTQYSDDSATLRRAVDELMLPHAAKYSEMRLLGVRFLDLIFAKDFHMKKKGGNQLSISQFIRPKKPGEVTATTGIKRERTTEPKQVVEIIISSDDEDENDSVGLASSSTVLVSTDKGTVEREVTIIE, encoded by the coding sequence ATGTgtgggggagaagagaatggTGGATTGGATCAGGCACATGTGTCCTACAGTGGCAGTGCGAGTGAGCAAAACATTGCGGAAATGATTGTAGGCCCATCAGGTTCCCGTCAGCCCACAGCATTCCAACTCACACTCGATTGCAATAAGGCAGGAATGGGAAATGTGGATAAGGAACGTGTGGAAGCTATTATACGTAATGTATCTGAgggttcttcctttttgatgAATGAGCAGCGGAAGGCTGAGGGTCGAGAGAAGCAACTGCAAGAACTCAAGCGGAAATCATCTCTCTTCACTCAGTTGTTGGGTGGTGAACGAAACGCTGCGCAGCGGAAACAGTGGGAGCTGAAGGTTTCCAAAATAGAACAGGAGCTTGAGGCTACGCGTCGACTGGGAACTTATATCCATTTAGACATGGACATGTTttatgctgctgttgaaatCAAGAAGCATCCGGAGTACGCCGCCATTCCACTTGCAGTTGGGAGTGTGTCAATGTTGTCTACCGCAAATTATGTTGCACGTGAATGTGGTATTCGCTCCGGTATGCCAGGTTATATCGGATTGAAGGTCTGCCCGAATTTGCTCATTCTGCCTCCTGATTTCGATGCTTACAATGAGGAATCCAATACTGTGCGCCGTATTGTTGCTGAATACGACCCTAATTTTACCTCTCTCGGTTTGGATGAACTGACCCTTGAGGTAAGTGCCTACATAGAGCGCTTTGAGGGAACCAAAACAGCCGAAGATGTGGCTTCTGaactgcgtgtgcgtgtatttggtgAAACAAAGTTGACAGCAAGTGCTGGTATTGGACCCACTGCAGCACTTGCCAAGATTGCCAGTAATATTAATAAGCCGAATGGACAACATGATCTTAATCTTCATACCCGAGAGGATGTGATGACATACGTCAGGGATTTGGGTCTACGTTCTGTGCCTGGTATTGGGAAGGTTACGGAAGCTCTGTTGAAGGGACTGGGTATCACCACTCTCTCAGATATTTACAATAGGCGTGTTGAACTTTGTTATATTTTTACCGAAAAAAcatattgttttttgcttggaGCTTCCATTGGCATTATGCAATGGCCCGATATGTGCAGCATACTTGGTGCCTCCATCGATGATGGGACAGGTGTGGGAAGGAAGTCAGTTGGGTGTGAACGTACATTCAAAACAtttcaaaacaaagaagaattgCAGGAAATGGTTGATTTCTTAGTCGACTACTCATATGATGAACTAAAGAAACATGAGCTGATGTGTAGACAGGTTTCGTTAAAAATTCGATGGAATTCCTACCGTCATCAACAATACACAAAGAATTTGACTCAATATTCAGATGACTCTGCAACCCTTCGCCGCGCAGTAGACGAGCTCATGTTACCGCACGCTGCAAAGTATTCAGAGATGCGGCTGCTGGGGGTACGTTTTCTTGACCTTATCTTTGCAAAAGACtttcatatgaaaaaaaagggtggtAACCAACTGTCTATTTCACAATTTATTCGCCCCAAGAAGCCGGGTGAGGTAACAGCAACCACCggtataaaaagggagaggactACTGAACCGAAACAGGttgtggaaataataatatcatcaGATGACGAGGATGAGAATGATAGTGTTGGCTTGGCATCTAGCTCCACTGTACTCGTTTCAACTGACAAAGGTACTGTTGAGAGGGAAGTTACCATAATTGAGTGA
- a CDS encoding DNA polymerase kappa, putative, which translates to MCGGEENGGLDQAHVSYSGSASEQNIAEMIVDPSGSRQPTAFQLTLDCNKAGMGNVDKERVEAIIRNVSEGSSFLMNEQRKAEGREKQLQELKRKSSLFTQLLGGERNAARRKQWELKVSKIEQELEATRRLGTYIHLDMDMFYAAVEIKKHPEYANVPLAVGSVSMLSTANYVARECGIRSGMPGYIGLKVCPNLLILPPDFDAYNEESNTVRRIVDEYDPNFTSLGLDDLTLEVSAYIERFEGTKTAEDVASELRVRVFGETKLTASAGIGPTAALAKIASNINKPNGQHDLNLHTRGDVMTYVRDLGLRSVPGVGKVTEALLKGLGITTLSDIYNRRVELCYILHNNLFRFLLGASIGIMQWPDAATAANTENCEGATGGQRKAISSERSFYVLHSKEQLHEMIYSIFEEAYEEMRQNEMLCRQISLLVRWSSYRYQQYTKSLIQYSDDSATLRRAVDGLLLPHAAKYSEMCLLGVRFLDLISAKDFHMKRKGGNQLSISQFIRPKKPGEVTATTGIKRERTTEPKQVVEIIISSDDEDENDSVGLASSSTILVSTDKGTVEREVTII; encoded by the coding sequence ATGTgtgggggagaagagaatggTGGATTGGATCAGGCACATGTGTCCTACAGTGGCAGTGCGAGTGAGCAAAACATTGCGGAAATGATTGTAGACCCATCAGGTTCCCGTCAGCCCACAGCATTCCAACTCACACTCGATTGCAATAAGGCAGGAATGGGAAATGTGGATAAGGAACGTGTGGAAGCTATTATACGTAATGTATCTGAgggttcttcctttttgatgAATGAGCAGCGGAAGGCTGAGGGTCGAGAGAAGCAACTGCAAGAGCTCAAGCGGAAATCATCTCTCTTCACTCAGTTGTTGGGTGGTGAACGAAACGCTGCGCGGCGGAAACAGTGGGAGCTGAAGGTTTCCAAAATAGAACAGGAGCTTGAGGCTACGCGTCGACTGGGAACTTATATCCATTTAGACATGGACATGTTttatgctgctgttgaaatCAAGAAGCATCCGGAGTACGCCAACGTTCCGCTTGCAGTTGGGAGTGTGTCAATGTTGTCTACCGCAAATTATGTTGCACGTGAATGTGGTATTCGCTCCGGTATGCCAGGTTATATCGGATTGAAGGTCTGCCCGAATTTGCTCATTCTGCCTCCTGATTTCGATGCTTACAATGAAGAATCCAATACTGTGCGCCGTATTGTTGATGAATACGACCCTAATTTTACCTCTCTCGGTTTGGATGACTTGACCCTCGAGGTAAGTGCCTACATAGAGCGTTTTGAGGGAACCAAAACAGCCGAAGATGTGGCTTCTGaactgcgtgtgcgtgtatttggtgAAACAAAGTTGACAGCAAGTGCTGGTATTGGACCCACTGCAGCACTTGCCAAGATTGCCAGTAATATTAATAAGCCGAATGGACAACATGATCTTAATCTTCATACCCGAGGGGATGTGATGACATACGTCAGGGATTTGGGTCTACGTTCTGTGCCTGGTGTTGGGAAGGTTACGGAAGCTCTGTTGAAGGGACTGGGTATCACCACTCTCTCAGATATTTACAATAGGCGTGTTGAACTTTGTTACATTTTGCACAATAATTTATTTCGCTTTTTGCTTGGAGCTTCCATTGGCATTATGCAATGGCCCgatgcagcaacggcagccaaTACCGAGAATTGTGAGGGGGCTACTGGAGGGCAACGGAAGGCAATCAGTAGCGAGCGATCTTTTTATGTGTTACATAGCAAAGAGCAGTTGCATGAAATGATTTACAGTATTTTTGAAGAGGCCTATGAAGAAATGCGACAGAATGAGATGTTGTGTCGTCAGATCTCCTTGCTTGTGCGTTGGTCGTCTTATCGTTATCAACAATACACAAAAAGTTTGATACAATATTCAGATGACTCTGCAACCCTTCGCCGCGCAGTGGATGGTTTACTGTTACCGCACGCTGCAAAGTATTCAGAGATGTGTTTGTTGGGGGTACGTTTTCTTGACCTTATCTCTGCAAAAGACTTtcatatgaaaagaaagggtggTAACCAACTGTCTATTTCACAATTTATTCGCCCCAAGAAGCCGGGTGAGGTAACAGCAACCACCggtataaaaagggagaggactACTGAACCGAAACAGGttgtggaaataataatatcatcaGACGACGAGGATGAGAATGATAGTGTTGGCTTGGCATCTAGCTCCACTATACTCGTTTCAACTGACAAAGGTACTGTTGAGAGGGAAGTTACCATAATTTAG
- a CDS encoding DNA polymerase kappa, putative (truncated by sequencing gap - probable fragment): MCGGEENGGLDQAHVSYSGSASEQNIAEMIVDPSASRQPTAFQLTLDCNKAGMGNVDKERVEAIIRNVSEGSSFLMNEQRKAEGREKQLQELKRKSSLFTQLLDGERNAAQRKQWELKVSKIEQELEATRRLXTYIHLDMDMFYAAVXIKKHPEYAAIPLAI; this comes from the coding sequence ATGTgtgggggagaagagaatggTGGATTGGATCAGGCACATGTGTCCTACAGTGGCAGTGCGAGTGAGCAAAACATTGCGGAAATGATTGTAGACCCATCAGCTTCCCGTCAGCCCACAGCATTCCAACTCACACTCGATTGCAATAAGGCAGGAATGGGAAATGTGGATAAGGAACGTGTGGAAGCTATTATACGTAATGTATCTGAgggttcttcctttttgatgAATGAGCAGCGGAAAGCTGAGGGTCGAGAGAAGCAACTGCAAGAGCTGAAGCGGAAATCATCTCTCTTCACTCAGTTGTTGGATGGTGAACGAAACGCTGCGCAGCGGAAACAGTGGGAGCTGAAGGTTTCCAAAATAGAACAGGAGCTTGAGGCTACGCGTCGACTGNGAACTTATATCCATTTAGACATGGACATGTTTTATGCTGCTGTTGANATCAAGAAGCATCCGGAGTACGCCGCCATTCCGCTTGCCATAG
- a CDS encoding DNA polymerase kappa, putative: MCGGEENGGLDQAHVSYSGSASEQNIAEMIVGPSASITMGFPFSIDCNKAGMGNVDKERVEAIIRDAREGSPFLLNEQRLAEGREKQLQELKRKSSLFTQLLGGERNAAQRKQWELKVSKMEQELEATRRLGTYIHLDMDMFYAAVEIKKHPEYATIPLAIGTMTRLQTANYIARGRGVRPGMPGFLALKICPNLLLLPPDDDSYYLESNIVRRIVAEYDPNYIVVGLDDFTLEVSAYIERFEGTKTAEDVASELRVRVFGETKLTASAGIGPTAALAKIASNINKPNGQHDLNLHTRGDVMTYVRDLGLRSVPGVGKVTEALLKGLGITTLGDIHDRRVELCYILHNNLFRFLLGASIGIMQWPDAATAANTENCEGATGGQRKAISSERSFYVLHSKEQLHEMIYSIFEEAYEEMRQNEMLCRQISLLVRWSSYRYQQYTKSLIQYSDDSATLRRAVDGLLLPHAAKYSEMCLLGVRFLDLISAKDFHMKRKGGNQLSISQFIRPKKPGEVTATTGIKRERTTEPKQVVEIIISSDDEDENDSVGLASSSTILVSTDKGTVEREVTII, translated from the coding sequence ATGTgtgggggagaagagaatggTGGATTGGATCAGGCACATGTGTCCTACAGTGGCAGTGCGAGTGAGCAAAACATTGCGGAAATGATTGTAGGCCCATCAGCTTCCATCACCATGGGTTTTCCGTTTTCCATCGATTGCAATAAGGCAGGAATGGGAAATGTGGATAAGGAACGTGTGGAAGCTATTATACGTGATGCCAGGGAAGGATCCCCCTTTCTATTGAATGAACAACGTTTGGCTGAGGGTCGAGAGAAGCAACTGCAAGAGCTCAAACGGAAATCATCTCTCTTCACTCAGTTGTTGGGTGGTGAACGAAACGCTGCGCAGCGGAAACAGTGGGAGCTGAAGGTTTCCAAAATGGAGCAGGAGCTTGAGGCTACGCGTCGACTGGGAACTTATATCCATTTAGACATGGACATGTTttatgctgctgttgaaatCAAGAAGCATCCGGAGTACGCCACCATTCCGCTTGCCATAGGCACCATGACGAGGCTACAAACAGCAAATTACATTGCGCGTGGACGTGGTGTCCGTCCCGGTATGCCAGGTTTCCTTGCTCTAAAAATCTGCCCAAATCTACTATTACTCCCTCCCGATGATGATTCTTACTATTTGGAATCCAATATCGTACGTCGTATTGTTGCTGAATACGACCCTAATTACATAGTTGTTGGTTTGGATGACTTTACTCTCGAAGTAAGTGCCTACATAGAGCGTTTTGAGGGAACCAAAACAGCCGAAGATGTGGCTTCTGaactgcgtgtgcgtgtatttggtgAAACAAAGTTGACAGCAAGTGCTGGTATTGGACCCACTGCAGCACTTGCCAAGATTGCCAGTAATATTAATAAGCCGAATGGACAACATGATCTTAATCTTCACACCCGAGGGGATGTGATGACATACGTCAGGGATTTGGGTCTACGTTCTGTGCCTGGTGTTGGGAAGGTTACGGAAGCTCTGTTGAAGGGACTGGGTATCACCACTCTCGGCGACATTCACGATAGGCGTGTTGAACTTTGTTACATTTTGCACAATAATTTATTTCGCTTTTTGCTTGGAGCTTCCATTGGCATTATGCAATGGCCCgatgcagcaacggcagccaaTACCGAGAATTGTGAGGGGGCTACTGGAGGGCAACGGAAGGCAATCAGTAGCGAGCGATCTTTTTATGTGTTACATAGCAAAGAGCAGTTGCATGAAATGATTTACAGTATTTTTGAAGAGGCCTATGAAGAAATGCGACAGAATGAGATGTTGTGTCGTCAGATCTCCTTGCTTGTGCGTTGGTCGTCTTATCGTTATCAACAATACACAAAAAGTTTGATACAATATTCAGATGACTCTGCAACCCTTCGCCGCGCAGTGGATGGTTTACTGTTACCGCACGCTGCAAAGTATTCAGAGATGTGTTTGTTGGGGGTACGTTTTCTTGACCTTATCTCTGCAAAAGACTTtcatatgaaaagaaagggtggTAACCAACTGTCTATTTCACAATTTATTCGCCCCAAGAAGCCGGGTGAGGTAACAGCAACCACCggtataaaaagggagaggactACTGAACCGAAACAGGttgtggaaataataatatcatcaGACGACGAGGATGAGAATGATAGTGTTGGCTTGGCATCTAGCTCCACTATACTCGTTTCAACTGACAAAGGTACTGTTGAGAGGGAAGTTACCATAATTTAG
- a CDS encoding DNA polymerase kappa, putative gives MCGGEENGGLDQAHVSYSGSASEQNIAEMIVDPSASRQPTAFQLTLDCNKAGMGNVDKERVAAVIHEMSAGSGYLCNQQRLSKSREKQLQELKRKSSLFTQLLGGERNAARRTQWEVKVSKIEQELEATRRLGTYIHLDMDMFYAAVEIKKHPEYANVPLAVGTKTMLTTANYVARGCGVRPGMPGYIGLKICPNLLILPPDFDTYNEESNTVRRIVAEYDPNYISFGLDELTLEVSAYIERFEGTKTAEDVASELRVRVFGETKLTASAGIGPTAALAKIASNINKPNGQHDLNLHTRGDVMTYVRDLGLRSVPGIGKAMEALLKGLGITTLSDIYNRRVELCYIFTEKTYRFLLGASIGIMQWPDACNIPGGSVDDGTGVGRKSVGSERTFKILQSKEELQEIVDFIFNSSYDELKKHELMCRQVSLRIRWATYRSRQYTMNLAQHSDDSATLRRAVDGLLLPHAAKYSDMSLLGMRLLDLIFAKDFHMKRKGGNQLSISQFIRPKKPGEVTATTGIKRERTTEPKQVVEIIISSDDEDENDSVGLASSSTILVSTGKGTVEREVTII, from the coding sequence ATGTgtgggggagaagagaatggTGGATTGGATCAGGCACATGTGTCCTACAGTGGCAGTGCGAGTGAGCAAAACATTGCGGAAATGATTGTAGACCCATCAGCTTCCCGTCAGCCCACAGCATTCCAACTCACACTCGATTGCAATAAGGCAGGAATGGGAAATGTGGATAAGGAGCGTGTCGCTGCAGTGATACATGAGATGTCTGCGGGATCAGGGTACCTTTGCAATCAGCAGCGTTTATCAAAAAGTCGAGAGAAGCAACTGCAAGAACTCAAGCGGAAATCATCTCTCTTCACTCAGTTGTTGGGTGGTGAACGAAACGCTGCGCGGCGGACGCAGTGGGAGGTGAAGGTTTCCAAAATAGAACAGGAGCTTGAGGCTACGCGTCGACTGGGAACTTATATCCATTTAGACATGGACATGTTttatgctgctgttgaaatCAAGAAGCATCCGGAGTACGCCAACGTTCCGCTTGCAGTTGGAACTAAAACAATGCTAACAACCGCAAATTATGTTGCTAGAGGTTGTGGTGTCCGTCCTGGTATGCCAGGTTATATCGGATTGAAGATTTGCCCGAATTTGCTCATTCTGCCTCCTGATTTCGATACTTACAATGAGGAATCCAATACTGTGCGCCGTATTGTTGCTGAATACGACCCTAATTACATCAGCTTTGGTTTGGATGAACTGACCCTTGAGGTAAGTGCCTACATAGAGCGTTTTGAGGGAACCAAAACAGCCGAAGATGTGGCTTCTGaactgcgtgtgcgtgtatttggtgAAACAAAGTTGACAGCAAGTGCTGGTATTGGACCCACTGCAGCACTTGCCAAGATTGCCAGTAATATTAATAAGCCGAATGGACAACATGATCTTAATCTTCACACCCGAGGGGATGTGATGACATACGTCAGGGATTTGGGTCTACGTTCTGTGCCTGGTATTGGGAAGGCTATGGAAGCTCTGTTGAAGGGACTGGGTATCACCACTCTCTCAGATATTTACAATAGGCGTGTTGAACTTTGTTATATCTTTACCGAAAAAACATATCGCTTTTTGCTTGGAGCTTCCATTGGCATTATGCAATGGCCCGATGCGTGTAATATACCGGGTGGCTCTGTCGATGATGGGACAGGTGTGGGAAGGAAGTCAGTTGGTAGTGAACGTACATTCAAAATATTGCAAAGCAAAGAGGAATTACAGGAAATtgttgattttatttttaattcttCGTATGATGAACTAAAGAAACATGAGCTGATGTGTAGACAGGTTTCGTTAAGAATAAGGTGGGCAACCTATCGATCCCGGCAGTATACTATGAATTTAGCCCAACATTCAGATGACTCTGCAACCCTTCGCCGCGCAGTGGATGGTTTACTGTTACCGCATGCTGCAAAGTACTCAGATATGTCGTTACTGGGGATGCGTCTGTTAGACCTTATCTTTGCAAAAGACTTtcatatgaaaagaaagggtggTAACCAACTGTCTATTTCACAATTTATTCGCCCCAAGAAGCCGGGTGAGGTAACAGCAACCACCggtataaaaagggagaggactACTGAACCGAAACAGGttgtggaaataataatatcatcaGATGACGAGGATGAGAATGATAGTGTTGGCTTGGCATCTAGCTCCACTATACTCGTTTCAACTGGCAAAGGTACTGTTGAGAGGGAAGTTACCATAATTTAG
- a CDS encoding DNA polymerase kappa, putative gives MCGGEENGGLDQAHVSYSGSASEQNIAEMIVDPSGSRQPTAFQLTLDCNKAGMGNVDKERVEAIIRNVSEGSSFLMNEQRKAEGREKQLQELKRKSSLFTRLLGGERNAAQRKQWELKVSKIEQELEATRRLGTYIHLDMDMFYAAVEIKKHPEYAAIPLAIGTITRLITTNYVARGRGIRQGMPGFLALKICPNLLILPPDFDAYNEESNTVRRIVAEYDPNYISFGLDDFTLEVSAYIERFEGTKTAEDVASELRVRVFGETKLTASAGIGPTAALAKIASNINKPNGQHDLNLHTREDVMTYVRDLGLRSVPGVGKVTEALLKGLGITTLSDIYNRRVELCYILHNNLFRFLLGASIGIMQWPDAATAANTENCEGATGEQRKAISSERSITTPRTKEGMQEMLDTVFNGAYEEMRKSEIMCRRISLTIRWASYRYQQYTKSLIQHSDDSATLRRAVDGLLLPHAAKYSEMCLLGVRLSDLISAKDFHMKRKGGNQLSISQFIRPKKPGEVTATTGIKRERTTEPKQVVEIIISSDDEDENDSVGLASSSTILVSTGKGTVEREVTII, from the coding sequence ATGTgtgggggagaagagaatggTGGATTGGATCAGGCACATGTGTCCTACAGTGGCAGTGCGAGTGAGCAAAACATTGCGGAAATGATTGTAGACCCATCAGGTTCCCGTCAGCCCACAGCATTCCAACTCACACTCGATTGCAATAAGGCAGGAATGGGAAATGTGGATAAGGAACGTGTGGAAGCTATTATACGTAATGTATCTGAgggttcttcctttttgatgAATGAGCAGCGGAAAGCTGAGGGTCGAGAGAAGCAACTGCAAGAGCTGAAGCGGAAATCATCTCTCTTCACTCGGTTGTTGGGTGGTGAACGAAACGCTGCGCAGCGGAAACAGTGGGAGCTGAAGGTTTCCAAAATAGAACAGGAGCTTGAGGCTACGCGTCGACTGGGAACTTATATCCATTTAGACATGGACATGTTttatgctgctgttgaaatCAAGAAGCATCCGGAGTACGCCGCCATTCCGCTTGCCATAGGCACAATAACGAGGTTGATAACAACAAATTATGTTGCGCGTGGACGTGGTATTCGTCAAGGTATGCCAGGTTTCCTTGCTCTAAAAATCTGCCCGAATTTGCTCATTCTGCCTCCTGATTTCGATGCTTACAACGAAGAATCCAATACTGTGCGCCGTATTGTTGCTGAATACGACCCTAATTATATCAGCTTTGGTTTGGATGACTTTACTCTCGAAGTAAGTGCCTACATAGAGCGTTTTGAGGGAACCAAAACAGCCGAAGATGTGGCTTCTGaactgcgtgtgcgtgtatttggtgAAACAAAGCTGACAGCAAGTGCTGGTATTGGACCCACTGCAGCACTTGCCAAGATTGCCAGTAATATTAATAAGCCGAATGGACAACATGATCTTAATCTTCATACCCGAGAGGATGTGATGACATACGTCAGGGATTTGGGTCTACGTTCTGTGCCTGGTGTTGGGAAGGTTACGGAAGCTCTGTTGAAGGGACTGGGTATCACCACTCTCTCAGATATTTACAATAGGCGTGTTGAACTTTGTTACATTTTGCACAATAATTTATTTCGCTTTTTGCTTGGAGCTTCCATTGGCATTATGCAATGGCCCgatgcagcaacggcagccaaTACCGAGAATTGTGAGGGGGCTACTGGAGAGCAACGGAAGGCAATCAGTAGCGAGCGATCCATCACTACTCCACGAACCAAAGAAGGTATGCAGGAAATGCTTGATACCGTATTCAATGGTGCCTATGAAGAAATGCGGAAGAGTGAGATAATGTGTAGACGGATATCCCTCACAATTAGATGGGCCTCTTATCGTTATCAACAATACACAAAAAGTTTGATACAACATTCAGATGACTCTGCAACCCTTCGCCGCGCAGTGGATGGTTTACTGTTACCGCACGCTGCAAAGTATTCAGAGATGTGTTTGTTGGGGGTACGTCTCTCGGACCTTATCTCTGCAAAAGACTTtcatatgaaaagaaagggtggTAACCAACTGTCTATTTCACAATTTATTCGCCCCAAGAAGCCGGGTGAGGTAACAGCAACCACCggtataaaaagggagaggactACTGAACCGAAACAGGttgtggaaataataatatcatcaGACGACGAGGATGAGAATGATAGTGTTGGCTTGGCATCTAGCTCCACTATACTCGTTTCAACTGGCAAAGGTACTGTTGAGAGGGAAGTTACCATAATTTAG